In a genomic window of Gadus chalcogrammus isolate NIFS_2021 chromosome 17, NIFS_Gcha_1.0, whole genome shotgun sequence:
- the mogat3a gene encoding 2-acylglycerol O-acyltransferase 1, whose protein sequence is MKVDFAPLNIPLRRRIQTIAVLQWIFSFLMLAQFCLAGFIILALSDWWVLAVLYAGWLWLDLDTPVSGGRRSQWTRNWRIWHHFRDYFPLSLVKTTDLDPRHNYIFGFHPHGVLVAGAFGNFCTEATGFSTLFPGLKPHLLMLPFWFRVPLFRDYIMTGGLVSSCKNSLSYLLSRPEGGHVAVLAIGGAPEALDARPGALKLQLLKRKGFIKLALKHGAHLVPVFSFGENELFDQVPNPSGSSLRSLQERLQCIMGVSLPLFHARGVFQYSFGLMPYRKSINTIVGEPISVVQAPSPSSEDIDVLHGKYMEALSELFEKNKHLYGVPDDRHISFI, encoded by the exons ATGAAGGTTGATTTTGCACCGCTGAATATTCCTCTGCGGAGGAGAATTCAGACGATAGCAGTTCTACAATGGATCTTCTCCTTTCTAATGCTGG cccAGTTCTGTCTCGCAGGCTTTATTATCTTGGCcctctctgattggtgggttCTGGCCGTACTGTATGCTGGTTGGCTGTGGCTGGACTTGGACACGCCTGTCTCTGGAGGTCGAAGGTCACAGTGGACCAGAAATTGGCGAATATGGCATCACTTCAGGGACTATTTCCCCCTCTCT TTGGTGAAAACTACAGACTTGGATCCGAGACACAACTACATATTTGGCTTCCATCCCCATG GGGTGCTGGTCGCGGGCGCGTTCGGTAACTTCTGCACCGAGGCGACCGGGTTCTCTACTCTGTTCCCCGGGCTGAAGCCCCACCTCCTCATGCTGCCCTTCTGGTTCAGAGTGCCTCTCTTCAGGGACTACATCATGACTGGAG gcttAGTGTCCAGCTGTAAGAACAGTCTGTCCTACCTGCTGTCTCGTCCGGAGGGAGGTCATGTTGCTGTCCTGGCAATAGGGGGAGCTCCCGAAGCCCTGGACGCTCGACCTGGAGCCCTCAAGTTACAG CTTCTCAAGAGGAAGGGCTTCATCAAGTTGGCGCTCAAACACGG agctcATCTGGTTCCTGTGTTTTCCTTCGGGGAGAATGAGCTGTTTGACCAGGTTCCCAACCCCAGTGGCTCTTCTCTGCGTTCACTTCAG GAGCGGCTGCAGTGCATTATGGGAGTTTCTCTACCTCTGTTCCATGCCAGAGGAGTGTTTCAATACAGCTTTGGCCTCATGCCCTACAGGAAATCCATTAACACTATAG tTGGTGAGCCTATCTCAGTGGTCCAGGCTCCGTCCCCCAGTAGTGAAGACATAGATGTTCTTCATGGTAAATACATGGAGGCGCTCTCTGAGCTGTTTGAGAAGAACAAACATCTGTACGGCGTCCCAGATGACCGCCACATCTCCTTCATATAG